One window of the Crassaminicella thermophila genome contains the following:
- a CDS encoding DNA internalization-related competence protein ComEC/Rec2 codes for MKIVRRPICGISIFYALGIFLQYKLSISYKVIMYVFCIIVMIGFFICRRKWIVVILFVFILLFGALNFKLNSEYEGQLKQFFNNNVYVVGDVINVSNKDKPQLTLKVVNVIVNSKSYRISDKIIIKFRQKHNKLGMVMGKRVGIYGILLEPQKRRNPKMFDYQMYLKNKRIYGILYAADKLDIIGKGNISFVLRIANIIKNKISNVIYNIMPNKEGNILLGIIFGDKDRLDVKTYKVFRKAGIAHILAVSGLHIGIVYMFLNRLLKGFLISIKTFIILVIFCFYVIITGYAPSVLRATLMVTVFIFAPLVNRRYDSISAIFTIGFIILVINPIYLMNIGFQLSFIAALSIIIFYKEILKRLVIVPNPFREILAVSVAAQIGIIPIVGYHFNYISLGAFIVNVPVVMIMSLLVPLGICIILIGLISLRFASILGFVVLFFIKVIMVLSYFIEKIPFSSIEVISPSFFFIIIYYLFFIFLTIEEDKIFSINKKNAIFIIIGLYVVINIVSYIIPNKMEIVFIDVGQGDCILIRTPRNKNILIDGGGSSKKMIDVGEDVLVPCLLKNGIKRFDMIILSHIHKDHIQGLLSVLDHLKVDTLVMGTDFYQSEDLKLLKEKCIHQGTKIYKGIKDDKIIVEDDLVLRILNPSRELIMDGGDDINNNSLVILMTYKDKNILFTGDIEAEAEKKIVKSYPNLSIDVLKVAHHGSNSSSTEEFIKLISPKIAIIQVGKNYFGHPHKEVLNRFKKNHIIVFRNDKNGAVSLYFCGEKIKIKKMIENEKN; via the coding sequence GTGAAAATAGTGAGAAGACCTATTTGTGGAATAAGTATATTTTATGCATTAGGAATTTTTTTACAATACAAACTTTCTATATCTTATAAAGTAATAATGTATGTTTTCTGTATAATTGTTATGATTGGATTTTTTATATGTAGGAGAAAATGGATAGTTGTTATTTTGTTTGTATTCATTTTACTATTTGGAGCATTAAATTTTAAATTGAATAGTGAATATGAAGGACAGCTAAAACAATTTTTTAACAATAATGTATATGTTGTTGGAGACGTGATTAATGTTTCTAATAAAGATAAGCCACAATTAACCTTGAAAGTGGTAAATGTTATTGTTAATAGTAAAAGTTATAGAATATCTGATAAAATTATTATAAAATTCAGACAAAAACATAATAAATTAGGAATGGTGATGGGAAAAAGAGTTGGTATTTATGGAATCCTTTTAGAACCACAAAAAAGAAGAAATCCAAAAATGTTTGATTATCAGATGTATTTGAAAAATAAAAGGATTTATGGTATTTTATATGCTGCTGATAAATTAGATATAATTGGGAAAGGGAATATTTCATTTGTCTTAAGGATTGCTAATATTATAAAAAATAAAATTTCAAATGTAATTTACAATATTATGCCAAATAAAGAAGGAAATATTCTTCTAGGAATTATTTTTGGAGATAAAGATAGGTTGGATGTAAAAACTTATAAAGTTTTTAGAAAGGCAGGAATAGCACATATTTTGGCAGTTTCAGGTCTACATATTGGAATTGTTTATATGTTTTTAAATAGATTGCTAAAAGGGTTTTTGATATCTATAAAAACATTTATAATATTGGTGATTTTTTGTTTTTATGTTATTATTACTGGATATGCGCCTTCTGTTTTGAGAGCTACTTTGATGGTAACAGTATTTATATTTGCACCTTTAGTTAATAGAAGATATGATTCAATATCTGCTATTTTTACTATAGGTTTTATAATTTTAGTTATAAATCCTATATATTTAATGAATATTGGTTTTCAACTTTCTTTTATAGCAGCGTTATCTATTATTATTTTTTATAAAGAAATTTTAAAAAGATTAGTAATAGTTCCAAATCCTTTCAGAGAAATTTTAGCTGTATCTGTAGCTGCACAAATAGGGATTATTCCTATTGTAGGATACCATTTTAATTACATATCTTTAGGAGCATTTATTGTAAATGTGCCTGTTGTTATGATTATGAGTTTACTTGTGCCGTTGGGGATTTGTATAATTTTAATCGGATTAATTAGCTTGCGCTTTGCATCAATTTTAGGCTTTGTTGTTCTTTTTTTCATAAAAGTGATTATGGTATTGTCTTATTTTATAGAAAAAATACCTTTTTCTAGCATTGAAGTGATTTCGCCAAGCTTTTTTTTCATTATTATTTATTATTTATTTTTTATATTTTTGACGATTGAAGAAGATAAAATATTTTCTATCAATAAAAAAAATGCAATATTTATTATTATAGGCTTGTATGTAGTTATAAATATAGTTTCATACATAATTCCTAATAAAATGGAAATTGTGTTTATAGATGTTGGTCAAGGAGATTGCATTTTGATCAGAACACCTAGAAATAAAAATATACTAATTGATGGTGGTGGAAGTTCTAAAAAAATGATAGATGTAGGTGAAGATGTATTAGTTCCTTGTTTATTAAAGAATGGCATTAAAAGATTTGATATGATTATATTGTCTCATATCCATAAAGATCATATACAGGGGTTATTAAGTGTATTGGATCATTTAAAAGTAGATACTTTGGTTATGGGGACAGATTTTTACCAGTCAGAAGATTTAAAGTTATTAAAGGAAAAATGTATTCATCAAGGAACAAAAATATATAAAGGAATTAAGGATGATAAAATTATAGTTGAAGATGATTTGGTTTTAAGAATTCTTAATCCAAGCCGTGAATTAATTATGGATGGTGGAGATGATATTAATAATAATTCGCTGGTTATACTTATGACGTATAAAGATAAGAATATATTATTTACTGGGGATATAGAAGCCGAAGCAGAAAAGAAAATTGTTAAAAGTTATCCAAATCTTTCTATAGATGTATTAAAAGTAGCACACCATGGAAGTAATAGTTCAAGTACAGAGGAGTTTATTAAACTAATAAGTCCTAAAATTGCTATTATACAGGTTGGAAAAAATTATTTTGGACATCCACATAAAGAAGTATTAAATAGATTTAAAAAGAATCATATAATTGTATTTAGAAATGATAAAAATGGTGCTGTAAGCTTATATTTTTGTGGTGAAAAGATAAAAATCAAAAAAATGATAGAGAACGAAAAAAATTAA
- a CDS encoding ECF transporter S component, whose translation MHKCNVKQLTISGLMAALVLVGTMLIQVPTPTKGYIHIGDSMVYLSGVLLGPVAGSLAAAMGSMLADVFSGYGIYAPATFVIKGLDAFIVAYIYNRLVKSDTSSVKKIVFFACSVLAGGGVMVVGYLAYESVLYGFNTAILGVLGNITQAVGGAILAAPLVIALEKINLFQKLKENFR comes from the coding sequence ATGCATAAATGTAATGTAAAACAATTGACTATTTCAGGATTAATGGCTGCTTTGGTATTAGTAGGAACAATGTTGATACAGGTGCCAACGCCAACAAAAGGTTATATTCATATTGGAGATAGTATGGTATATCTTAGTGGAGTGTTATTAGGACCTGTAGCAGGAAGTTTAGCTGCAGCAATGGGGTCTATGCTTGCAGATGTTTTTTCTGGATATGGTATTTATGCACCTGCTACTTTTGTTATAAAAGGATTAGATGCTTTTATTGTAGCATATATCTATAATAGATTGGTAAAATCAGATACTTCAAGTGTAAAAAAAATTGTTTTTTTTGCTTGTTCAGTTTTAGCAGGAGGAGGAGTAATGGTAGTTGGCTATTTAGCTTATGAAAGTGTATTATATGGCTTTAATACAGCTATATTAGGTGTATTAGGGAATATCACACAAGCAGTTGGTGGTGCTATATTGGCTGCACCTTTAGTGATTGCACTAGAAAAAATAAATTTGTTTCAAAAACTAAAAGAAAATTTTCGATAA